The following are encoded together in the Asticcacaulis sp. genome:
- a CDS encoding ribonuclease E inhibitor RraB, which produces MPIDLPADETGDVLRAMQADGDDLSVARDIDFSLLFGEEESAKAFCVIFAEKGYEVDYGPWEIDHDNVTDLNFGKWNVQVVHHMVPDHAAITAFEAELHEAAAPLNGRNDGWGCFQVNEV; this is translated from the coding sequence ATGCCAATCGATTTACCCGCCGATGAAACCGGCGATGTCCTGCGCGCCATGCAGGCCGATGGCGACGACCTGTCCGTGGCGCGCGACATCGATTTCTCGCTGCTGTTCGGTGAGGAGGAGTCGGCGAAAGCCTTCTGCGTGATCTTCGCGGAGAAGGGCTATGAGGTCGATTATGGCCCGTGGGAGATCGACCACGACAATGTCACCGACCTCAATTTCGGCAAGTGGAATGTCCAGGTCGTTCACCACATGGTGCCGGATCATGCCGCCATCACCGCCTTTGAAGCGGAATTGCACGAGGCCGCCGCACCGCTTAACGGCCGCAATGACGGCTGGGGCTGTTTCCAGGTCAATGAGGTCTGA